The Candidatus Peregrinibacteria bacterium genome window below encodes:
- the rpoD gene encoding RNA polymerase sigma factor RpoD, whose amino-acid sequence MAKKHRKFINQPSVERLEQFPEEVRVLITKGQNNGFVTQKELMKALPNMEDDIELVDELYSLFVECGIDVVDVGKELIWGKQGKAGGDDDATGGTTAGDDDDSEEDKEKKKTKKDKHIAKHSKSVDLQEIANDSIRMYLCEIGKVDLLTAKEEADLARRIGRGDQTAKKQLAEANLRLVVSIAKKYIGRGLSFLDLIQEGNIGLFRAVEKFDPNRGFKFSTYATWWIRQAITRAIADQARTIRIPVHMVETINKLTHTQRRLVQELGREPLIEELAAEMDMDMKKVRHILKISQDIVSLEAPVGAEEDSKLGDFIEDDDALSPAESTNRQLVKENIHEMLQYLSPREKKIIEMRFGLLDGIGHTLEEVGQEFGVTRERIRQIEAKVLQKLKEHPTSVKIRPN is encoded by the coding sequence ATGGCAAAAAAACATAGAAAGTTTATTAATCAGCCGTCGGTAGAGAGGTTGGAGCAATTTCCCGAGGAGGTTAGGGTGCTCATAACCAAAGGACAAAATAATGGTTTCGTCACTCAGAAGGAGTTGATGAAAGCTTTGCCGAATATGGAGGATGATATTGAGCTTGTAGACGAGCTTTATTCTCTTTTTGTAGAATGTGGTATTGATGTTGTAGATGTTGGGAAAGAGTTGATTTGGGGTAAGCAAGGTAAGGCAGGTGGAGATGATGATGCTACTGGTGGTACTACGGCTGGGGACGATGATGATTCAGAGGAAGATAAGGAAAAAAAGAAAACTAAGAAAGATAAACATATTGCGAAACATTCTAAATCAGTTGATTTACAGGAGATTGCAAATGATTCTATTCGTATGTACCTTTGTGAGATTGGTAAAGTCGATCTACTTACTGCAAAAGAAGAGGCGGATCTAGCAAGACGTATTGGCCGAGGTGATCAAACTGCCAAAAAACAGCTTGCCGAGGCAAATCTTCGTTTAGTTGTAAGTATTGCAAAAAAATATATTGGTCGAGGACTTTCATTTCTTGATTTGATTCAGGAAGGTAATATAGGTCTTTTCCGTGCCGTTGAGAAATTTGATCCAAATCGTGGATTTAAATTTTCTACATATGCAACTTGGTGGATACGTCAGGCGATTACTCGTGCGATAGCTGATCAGGCTCGTACTATTCGTATACCTGTCCACATGGTAGAAACTATCAACAAGCTGACTCATACACAAAGAAGGCTTGTTCAAGAGCTTGGGCGTGAGCCACTTATAGAAGAATTAGCAGCTGAAATGGATATGGATATGAAAAAAGTACGTCATATTCTTAAGATTTCACAGGATATTGTTTCACTTGAGGCACCGGTTGGAGCTGAAGAAGATAGTAAACTTGGAGATTTTATTGAGGATGACGATGCACTTTCTCCTGCTGAATCTACAAATCGTCAGCTTGTTAAGGAGAATATTCATGAAATGCTTCAATACCTTTCTCCACGTGAGAAAAAGATTATTGAAATGCGTTTTGGTTTACTTGATGGTATTGGTCATACACTTGAGGAAGTAGGGCAAGAATTTGGTGTTACTCGTGAACGTATACGTCAAATTGAAGCGAAAGTTTTACAAAAACTCAAAGAGCACCCAACTAGTGTGAAGATACGTCCAAATTGA
- a CDS encoding prolipoprotein diacylglyceryl transferase, whose translation MYPTLFEIGPFIISTIWIFIIAGFFIFIQLLIKSLQKKRDDFKLLYENSSFIIISFIIGARIVHVISNASYYFYEINLRSIFSIFAFWDKGFSFWGGLLSSVIALLYITRKNKESFKKWMDYVMGPFLYALPVVYIGKLFDGIGYGSKTDLPIGIAFKNMDIPIISPVHPTQIYGTVLFCISIFITREYFKRKKEDLRIQGFKATFIIMLISTSLFIENIFRGDTINTIFNISITLYLSFIITAASCIYLRQLKKQAHGNQ comes from the coding sequence ATGTACCCAACGTTATTTGAAATAGGCCCATTCATAATTTCTACTATTTGGATATTTATAATAGCAGGTTTTTTTATTTTCATACAATTACTCATAAAATCTCTCCAAAAAAAACGTGATGACTTTAAATTACTATACGAAAATAGTTCTTTTATAATTATAAGCTTTATCATCGGTGCAAGAATAGTCCATGTTATTTCAAATGCATCATATTATTTTTATGAAATTAATTTAAGAAGTATATTCTCGATATTTGCATTCTGGGATAAAGGATTTTCTTTTTGGGGCGGTTTATTATCATCAGTCATCGCATTACTGTATATCACAAGAAAAAACAAAGAATCATTTAAGAAATGGATGGACTATGTTATGGGGCCTTTTCTTTATGCCTTACCGGTCGTGTATATAGGTAAGTTATTTGATGGCATAGGGTATGGCTCAAAAACTGATTTACCAATAGGTATTGCATTCAAAAACATGGACATCCCAATCATATCACCGGTACATCCAACTCAAATCTATGGGACTGTTTTATTTTGTATATCAATATTTATAACCCGAGAGTACTTCAAAAGAAAAAAAGAGGATCTCCGGATCCAAGGCTTCAAAGCAACATTTATCATAATGCTAATCAGCACATCTCTATTTATAGAGAATATATTCAGAGGAGATACGATCAATACAATATTCAATATAAGCATAACGCTTTATTTATCCTTTATTATAACAGCCGCTTCGTGTATATACTTAAGGCAACTTAAAAAACAAGCCCATGGAAATCAGTAA
- the dnaG gene encoding DNA primase, whose protein sequence is MTVFDDIKAKLDIVTLVSQYVQLKKAGRNFKGLCPFHNEATPSFMVSPEKQIAYCFGCHKGGDVFKFTQELENLDTHEVVELLADKAGIDVSKYNTKTSGAEYKVRKEQKEILQDVCEFSVKFYEEQLWNTPDGVKVLSYLRGRGILDETIKEFRLGLAPDSYDKTFNYLLSKSCNKDDIVLSGQASSKSTDASKVFDRFRLRLMFPINDKNGKTVGFGGRKLRKEDEPKYLNSPDTPVYNKSHLIYGWDKAKDAVKSEDKVIFVEGYFDVIAPHQAGFKNVVATSGTALTDEQLKFVKRYTENVLFVFDSDGAGMAATLRAVELAIKNGIKPSIVSLGEFKDPDEACKAGKFGEYLEAAKYFLDHYLDEFTSHILEGGKPLSAAAKLKICDQFFAILQHSLEEIEIRAYLEKLSFKLRIELQNLIDKFTRFQKDQQRHRYKGANQVELATQKVSGFAHTDYFFGFLLSFPETIPEVKDIISEEDFNIPTKDVYKALVSNYNGTALDIVAFFNAIDIGYSEALKVVSLFIETQYGGHFSEQQLVTEAVSIANRIKKLQERSLSKELKFQMKEARSKGEKGQEEQFFQKYSDLIQSR, encoded by the coding sequence ATGACAGTTTTTGATGACATAAAGGCAAAGTTGGACATTGTGACTCTCGTTTCACAGTATGTGCAGCTTAAGAAAGCCGGGCGGAACTTTAAGGGGCTTTGTCCTTTTCATAATGAAGCTACTCCTAGTTTTATGGTGAGTCCTGAAAAGCAGATTGCATATTGTTTTGGGTGTCATAAGGGTGGGGATGTGTTTAAATTCACACAAGAGCTTGAGAATTTGGATACACATGAAGTTGTTGAATTGTTGGCTGATAAAGCCGGTATTGATGTTTCGAAATATAATACAAAAACTTCAGGAGCTGAGTACAAAGTTAGAAAAGAGCAAAAAGAGATATTGCAAGATGTGTGCGAATTTTCGGTAAAATTTTATGAAGAACAACTTTGGAATACTCCGGATGGGGTCAAAGTATTGAGCTACTTGCGAGGTCGTGGAATCCTTGATGAAACTATCAAAGAATTTCGGCTTGGCCTGGCGCCTGATTCTTATGATAAGACCTTTAATTATTTACTTTCAAAAAGTTGTAATAAAGATGACATAGTTTTATCAGGCCAAGCCTCATCCAAATCCACAGATGCATCAAAAGTTTTTGATAGATTTAGACTTCGTTTGATGTTTCCGATAAATGACAAAAATGGCAAAACGGTTGGTTTTGGTGGCAGGAAGCTTCGTAAAGAAGATGAACCAAAATATCTTAATTCCCCTGATACTCCTGTCTATAATAAATCACATTTGATTTATGGTTGGGATAAAGCAAAGGACGCCGTGAAATCTGAGGATAAGGTGATTTTTGTTGAAGGGTATTTTGATGTAATCGCTCCTCATCAGGCCGGATTTAAGAATGTGGTTGCTACTTCGGGTACTGCACTTACCGATGAGCAGTTGAAATTTGTAAAACGTTATACGGAAAATGTACTTTTTGTTTTTGATTCAGATGGAGCCGGTATGGCCGCTACGCTAAGGGCCGTTGAACTTGCTATTAAAAATGGCATTAAGCCTTCTATAGTTTCACTTGGCGAATTCAAAGATCCGGATGAAGCATGCAAGGCCGGTAAATTTGGAGAATATTTGGAGGCAGCTAAGTATTTTCTTGATCATTATTTGGATGAATTTACTTCTCATATTTTAGAAGGCGGTAAGCCACTTAGTGCTGCTGCAAAATTGAAGATATGTGATCAGTTTTTTGCAATTTTGCAGCATTCATTAGAAGAGATTGAAATTAGAGCTTATTTGGAGAAACTTAGCTTTAAACTTCGTATAGAATTACAAAATCTTATCGATAAATTTACTCGTTTTCAAAAAGATCAGCAGCGCCATCGGTACAAGGGTGCAAATCAAGTTGAACTTGCTACTCAAAAAGTATCCGGATTCGCTCATACAGATTACTTTTTTGGATTTTTGTTAAGTTTTCCCGAGACTATTCCTGAAGTTAAGGATATAATCTCTGAAGAAGACTTCAATATCCCTACAAAAGATGTTTACAAAGCGCTAGTCTCTAACTATAATGGCACCGCTCTTGATATCGTGGCTTTTTTCAATGCAATTGACATAGGGTATAGTGAGGCTTTAAAAGTAGTTTCATTGTTCATAGAAACCCAATATGGAGGCCATTTCTCAGAGCAACAACTAGTGACCGAAGCGGTCTCGATAGCAAATAGAATAAAGAAACTTCAGGAAAGAAGTCTCTCAAAAGAGCTTAAGTTTCAGATGAAGGAGGCAAGGTCTAAAGGGGAAAAAGGACAGGAAGAACAGTTCTTCCAAAAGTATTCCGATCTAATACAAAGTCGTTAA
- the greA gene encoding transcription elongation factor GreA, translated as MSDDDKVTFVTKDGLKKIKDELEFLKTVRRKEVSARLKEAISFGDLSENSEYEEAKNEQAFVEGRIIELEDKVKHAKIISDKHSNKVVTLGTKVKIKNLKDDSEEEFAIVGTTESDPLNYLLSNESPIGAALIDKMVGEEVKVQVPAGTVKYKIMSIK; from the coding sequence ATGAGTGACGATGATAAAGTTACTTTTGTTACTAAGGATGGTCTTAAGAAAATTAAGGATGAATTGGAATTCTTAAAAACAGTTCGACGTAAAGAAGTATCTGCACGTCTAAAAGAAGCTATTTCATTTGGAGATCTTTCTGAGAACTCTGAATACGAAGAAGCTAAAAATGAACAGGCTTTCGTAGAAGGTAGAATTATCGAACTGGAAGATAAGGTTAAGCATGCGAAAATTATTTCTGATAAGCATTCTAATAAAGTAGTAACTCTTGGTACAAAGGTTAAAATCAAGAATCTAAAAGATGATTCTGAGGAAGAATTTGCTATAGTTGGTACTACTGAAAGTGACCCTCTAAACTATCTTCTCTCAAATGAGTCACCTATCGGTGCCGCACTTATTGATAAAATGGTTGGTGAAGAAGTGAAAGTTCAAGTCCCGGCAGGAACAGTCAAATATAAAATAATGTCTATCAAATAG
- a CDS encoding DUF4010 domain-containing protein, whose product MFEILNINPYITATILALGLGAVVGLEREAMIQREKTRRVAGIRTFAFICMMGAISGIIGQLVSPLLTVMGFLSVVVLVAIGYKAEQKQNRIGLTTEITSLIIFLTGILTAYDQIFLAVVVTIAVITVLSHRQYLHGFASRLENQEMFASIKFAIIAFIILPLLPNQTFDPWGALNPHKIWLIIVLISGLNFAGYILSKVFGERKGMALTGFFGGFASSTAVNLILAEQSKSKKGQIQTKTLLLALFLAQVASLILTEIELFVLNKELFIKAIPSITTVIVVLLLLAYYSYKTCTNKPENTIKFEGEVNVKSPFTLSQALMFGGIFSAMMLTIKILFAYIGNAGLYITSLFSGLISLDAMTVTIAETSAAISLDTSLQLLILGIIASIIQKIIVLFFLANKQFRLHAAIYLTLTIAIFGAFAWLG is encoded by the coding sequence ATGTTTGAAATATTGAATATAAATCCATATATAACAGCAACTATACTGGCCCTTGGGCTTGGAGCTGTTGTTGGGCTTGAACGTGAGGCTATGATACAACGTGAAAAAACTAGACGCGTAGCAGGTATTCGAACATTTGCATTTATATGTATGATGGGGGCGATCTCAGGAATAATTGGACAATTAGTTAGCCCTCTACTCACGGTCATGGGGTTTTTAAGTGTAGTAGTCTTGGTCGCTATTGGGTACAAGGCCGAACAGAAACAAAATCGGATCGGATTAACTACAGAAATAACTTCGCTAATTATATTTCTCACAGGAATACTAACCGCATACGACCAAATTTTTCTCGCAGTCGTAGTCACAATAGCGGTAATAACAGTACTTTCACACAGGCAATATTTACATGGGTTCGCAAGCAGACTGGAAAATCAAGAAATGTTTGCAAGTATAAAATTCGCAATAATTGCATTTATAATCCTTCCATTACTTCCAAATCAAACATTTGATCCATGGGGAGCTCTAAATCCACATAAAATATGGCTCATCATAGTGCTTATATCCGGTCTAAATTTCGCAGGATACATACTCAGCAAAGTCTTCGGTGAACGCAAAGGCATGGCATTAACCGGTTTTTTTGGTGGGTTTGCATCATCTACCGCAGTCAACTTGATCCTAGCTGAACAAAGTAAGTCAAAAAAAGGCCAAATTCAAACAAAGACTCTTTTACTAGCTTTATTTTTAGCTCAAGTCGCTAGTCTAATACTGACCGAAATAGAGCTTTTTGTACTAAATAAAGAATTATTCATAAAAGCAATACCATCAATAACAACTGTAATAGTCGTTTTACTTTTACTTGCTTATTACAGTTACAAAACATGTACAAATAAACCGGAGAACACAATAAAATTCGAGGGAGAAGTAAACGTAAAAAGCCCATTCACACTCTCGCAAGCTCTAATGTTCGGAGGGATATTTAGTGCTATGATGCTAACAATCAAAATACTTTTCGCATACATTGGAAATGCAGGACTATATATAACCAGTTTATTCTCAGGCCTGATTTCACTGGATGCCATGACGGTAACAATCGCCGAAACGTCAGCAGCTATCTCCCTAGACACAAGCCTACAACTTTTGATACTCGGAATTATCGCTAGTATTATTCAAAAAATCATCGTTCTATTTTTCTTGGCAAACAAACAATTCCGCCTACATGCAGCGATTTACTTAACTCTAACAATCGCAATCTTCGGAGCTTTTGCGTGGCTCGGGTAA